One Candidatus Zixiibacteriota bacterium genomic window carries:
- the grpE gene encoding nucleotide exchange factor GrpE — protein MTEDKDTKDRIEIETSEAAAASGEKTPPPDAIEKDQDFSSATEAPTVEEAELTPEEQLQSRVAELEDRLLRTAAEYENYRKRTLRQADEQIRAANDRLLGELLEVMDNFERALSHINEKTDADSLQKGMELIYNQLGALLKRYDVVPIEAIGQKFDPALHDAMLQVESTTYEEGTVAMEMARGYRQADRVLRHSKVGVSKGKSS, from the coding sequence ATGACGGAAGACAAAGACACCAAAGACCGTATCGAAATCGAAACCAGCGAGGCCGCCGCAGCGTCTGGCGAGAAGACTCCGCCTCCGGATGCGATCGAGAAAGACCAGGATTTTTCATCGGCAACAGAAGCGCCGACGGTGGAAGAGGCGGAGCTTACGCCCGAAGAGCAGTTGCAGTCGCGGGTGGCGGAACTTGAGGACCGGCTTCTGCGCACGGCGGCCGAGTACGAGAATTATCGCAAACGGACTCTTCGGCAGGCCGACGAGCAGATCAGGGCCGCCAACGACCGGCTGCTCGGTGAACTGCTCGAGGTGATGGACAACTTCGAGCGTGCACTCTCACACATCAATGAGAAAACTGATGCCGACAGTCTGCAAAAAGGGATGGAACTCATCTACAATCAACTGGGAGCGCTGCTCAAGCGGTATGATGTGGTTCCGATCGAAGCGATCGGCCAGAAGTTTGACCCGGCGCTGCACGATGCCATGTTGCAGGTTGAATCAACTACATATGAGGAGGGAACAGTGGCGATGGAGATGGCCAGGGGGTATCGACAGGCCGACCGAGTCCTGCGCCACAGTAAAGTGGGGGTCAGCAAGGGGAAATCGTCGTGA
- the hrcA gene encoding heat-inducible transcriptional repressor HrcA encodes MTAFENLSEREKRVLANLINYYIASADPVGSRVIANKFQMGLSSATIRNTLQDLEELGLVEQPHTSAGRVPTDIGYRVYVDYLLKPQKLTAAEEQAIRQTMLKEGRSINEILGQTAKLLSDITSQLGVTIAPKFEEGKLQSIRLIPIADSRIMAVVVVGSGLARSVILEIEVSVADTSLTEVESLLNERLAGLTLACIRDTISQRMAAVTGHARLLKLIVDSKEKIWTEDRAGDIRISGTDQLLAKPEFADRDRLSRLMKLLEDGKLLSDFLTQAHEEGLVITIGRENRIREILNCSVVTSTYRIGNITGTIGIIGPTRMAYDKLVSVVEYTARSITEVLSGLNEKQGI; translated from the coding sequence ATGACGGCGTTCGAAAACCTGTCCGAACGGGAAAAACGGGTCCTGGCAAACCTGATAAACTACTACATCGCGTCGGCCGACCCCGTTGGTTCCCGTGTCATTGCGAATAAGTTTCAGATGGGACTATCCTCGGCGACTATTCGTAATACGCTCCAGGACCTGGAGGAGCTGGGTCTGGTGGAACAACCTCACACATCGGCCGGACGCGTCCCCACGGATATCGGCTACCGGGTGTATGTCGATTATCTGTTAAAGCCACAGAAGCTGACGGCGGCTGAAGAACAGGCGATCCGTCAGACGATGCTCAAGGAGGGACGAAGTATCAATGAGATACTCGGTCAGACCGCCAAACTCCTCAGCGATATCACCAGTCAGCTTGGTGTCACGATTGCACCCAAATTTGAAGAAGGTAAACTGCAATCGATCCGTCTCATCCCGATTGCCGACAGCCGCATCATGGCGGTCGTAGTTGTCGGGTCCGGTTTGGCTCGATCGGTTATTCTGGAGATCGAGGTCTCGGTGGCGGATACCTCGTTGACCGAGGTTGAATCGCTGCTGAACGAGCGGCTGGCCGGGCTTACGTTGGCGTGCATTCGGGATACTATCTCTCAACGCATGGCGGCGGTCACGGGCCACGCCCGACTGCTTAAGTTGATCGTCGATTCCAAAGAGAAGATCTGGACCGAGGACCGGGCCGGTGATATTCGCATCTCCGGTACCGATCAGTTGCTGGCCAAGCCGGAGTTTGCCGACCGGGACAGACTGTCGCGACTTATGAAACTGCTGGAAGACGGCAAGTTACTTTCGGATTTCCTCACGCAGGCGCATGAAGAGGGACTGGTCATAACCATCGGCCGTGAAAACCGCATCCGTGAGATTCTCAACTGCTCGGTCGTGACCTCGACTTATCGGATAGGGAATATCACCGGAACGATCGGCATTATCGGTCCCACCCGCATGGCCTACGACAAGCTGGTATCAGTGGTGGAATACACGGCCCGTTCGATCACTGAAGTGCTCTCGGGTCTGAATGAAAAGCAGGGTATATAG
- a CDS encoding DUF4384 domain-containing protein — translation MLRKWYLLMVGAALLALAAVPATAQNIQRDYDEDQRSDDYRDDSYQQDEARERARIDRYLDVEVWTDQSDGDYYEGDNVRIHFRANRDAFVAIYSIDSRGRVNLLFPSNRAEDNFVLGDQTYTLPGPNDDYDLVVNGPSGREYVQVIASRERFPIPNWYGNSGLVADEDDRDDYMDYLNNRYFVRYGGQRFAYDRAVLFIREWEPTYFRPIYYPTYPSWSLYGNLYIDYPWGGSVYVNGIYWGIAPLYIPRILVGWHTFTIYDPWGYCWERDVHISRYNTVVLDHRVIRTSSTVVSKFKEVRQVGYRDPVRNGYPHYKETIGKLSARVDGQGGGASGTISRSKTTVGEFAGGDISLPKKYARGSTSVRQSSRGLETTGGFDDRKGSQELSRRSVRTGGSSESQSTDRSRDNTFERRSVKNQGSSDAGSSSSERSRLRNKRIETQSEGNSGSTSRKREQQVEKRQVSHPQQSGGNEGSKSESSGRKLEGRRVSPSGGSGSGQSHSSGKQGGQSGHSKPSGGGGGKEKR, via the coding sequence ATGTTACGCAAATGGTACCTTCTGATGGTTGGAGCCGCACTGCTGGCTCTGGCCGCTGTGCCTGCGACGGCGCAGAATATCCAGCGGGATTACGACGAGGATCAGCGCAGCGATGACTACCGCGACGACTCCTATCAGCAGGATGAAGCTCGCGAGCGCGCCCGGATCGACCGCTATCTGGATGTCGAGGTCTGGACAGACCAGTCCGACGGCGACTATTATGAAGGAGACAACGTCAGGATCCACTTCCGGGCAAACCGCGATGCGTTCGTGGCGATATACTCGATCGACAGCCGCGGCCGGGTGAATCTCCTGTTCCCGTCGAATCGCGCCGAGGACAACTTCGTGCTCGGAGATCAAACCTATACGCTGCCGGGTCCGAACGACGATTACGATCTCGTGGTCAACGGACCTTCGGGGCGAGAATATGTCCAGGTGATCGCGTCACGCGAACGATTCCCGATTCCCAACTGGTACGGTAACTCGGGTCTGGTGGCTGACGAGGACGATCGCGACGACTACATGGATTACTTGAACAATCGGTATTTCGTCCGCTATGGCGGCCAGCGGTTCGCCTATGACCGGGCGGTGCTGTTTATTCGTGAGTGGGAGCCGACATACTTCCGGCCGATCTATTATCCGACCTACCCGAGCTGGTCGCTCTACGGCAATCTGTATATCGATTATCCGTGGGGCGGCTCAGTATATGTCAACGGGATATATTGGGGTATTGCGCCTCTATACATCCCACGTATCCTGGTCGGATGGCACACCTTCACGATCTACGACCCGTGGGGGTACTGCTGGGAACGCGACGTACACATCAGCCGCTACAACACCGTCGTGCTGGACCACCGGGTCATTCGTACCAGTTCGACGGTTGTCTCCAAATTCAAAGAAGTGCGACAGGTGGGGTATCGCGATCCAGTGCGCAACGGGTACCCGCACTATAAAGAGACCATTGGTAAACTTTCAGCCCGGGTTGATGGGCAAGGTGGTGGAGCCAGCGGCACGATCTCGCGAAGCAAGACGACTGTCGGCGAGTTCGCAGGTGGCGATATCAGTCTGCCAAAGAAATATGCTCGCGGCTCGACGAGCGTTAGACAGTCCTCACGAGGCCTTGAGACCACCGGCGGTTTCGATGATCGCAAGGGTTCGCAGGAGCTTTCGCGACGATCAGTTCGTACGGGCGGTTCGTCCGAGTCGCAGAGCACCGATCGGTCGAGAGACAACACGTTTGAACGCCGCTCGGTGAAGAACCAGGGTTCCAGCGACGCCGGCTCGTCCAGCAGCGAGCGGAGCCGCCTTAGGAATAAGCGAATCGAGACTCAGTCTGAGGGGAACTCCGGATCGACCAGCCGCAAGCGGGAGCAGCAGGTCGAAAAGCGGCAGGTGAGCCATCCGCAGCAGAGCGGAGGGAATGAAGGGTCGAAGAGTGAATCAAGCGGCCGGAAGCTTGAAGGGCGCCGGGTATCGCCATCCGGTGGGAGTGGCAGCGGCCAGTCTCACAGCAGTGGCAAGCAGGGCGGACAGAGCGGACATTCGAAACCCTCAGGAGGCGGTGGCGGCAAGGAGAAGCGGTAG
- a CDS encoding sigma-54 dependent transcriptional regulator, translating to MNGDITFQNMAATRLLMVDDESDQRQLLAGFLSRSGYEITQAGSGEEALERYPGVFAPVALIDMKMPGMTGLELLARLRELNPLIQVIVLTAFGSVETAVAAMRAGAYDYLTKPVEDLNELLVKLEKATAQNRLVVDNQIMQDRIADVFPASELLGESQAINKVRELIKLVAPREATVLVTGASGTGKELVARVIHALSPRSDKRLVAINCAAFPETLLEAELFGYEKGAFTGADKPKQGRFELADGGTLFLDEIGEMPQSMQVKLLRVLEDRHIQRLGSVKEISLDIRIIAATNRDLDNMVRELAFREDLFYRLNVVRIQLPSLAERPGDTLLLAHKFLEKFSRRLGKQIDSITPDAAAALAAYSWPGNVRELENVIERAVVLSTDSAIDKNDLTGLAPARTGVQPREVRPLGEIEREHIQFCLDQLDWNLGLCAERLGIHRNTLRSKIKEYQLSPQKLR from the coding sequence GTGAATGGGGACATTACGTTTCAGAACATGGCTGCCACCCGCCTGCTCATGGTTGATGATGAGTCTGACCAGCGACAACTGCTGGCCGGTTTTCTCTCGCGTTCGGGTTACGAGATTACCCAGGCGGGAAGCGGGGAAGAGGCGCTCGAACGCTATCCCGGCGTGTTCGCTCCGGTGGCACTCATCGATATGAAAATGCCCGGTATGACCGGTCTCGAATTGCTCGCGCGGCTTCGCGAACTCAATCCGCTCATTCAAGTCATCGTGCTGACCGCGTTTGGCTCGGTTGAGACGGCCGTCGCCGCTATGCGAGCCGGTGCCTACGATTATCTCACTAAGCCGGTCGAGGATCTCAATGAACTGCTGGTGAAACTCGAGAAAGCGACCGCACAGAACCGCCTGGTCGTAGATAACCAGATTATGCAGGATCGGATCGCCGACGTGTTCCCCGCTTCTGAACTGCTCGGCGAGTCGCAGGCCATCAACAAAGTCCGGGAGCTCATAAAACTGGTTGCACCGCGTGAAGCAACGGTATTGGTGACCGGTGCCTCCGGAACCGGCAAGGAACTGGTGGCGCGCGTTATCCATGCGCTGTCCCCACGGTCCGACAAACGGCTGGTAGCTATCAATTGCGCGGCGTTTCCGGAGACACTGCTCGAAGCCGAACTTTTCGGCTACGAGAAAGGGGCGTTCACGGGAGCGGACAAACCAAAGCAGGGGCGGTTCGAACTGGCTGACGGCGGCACTTTGTTTCTTGACGAGATTGGTGAAATGCCCCAGAGCATGCAGGTCAAACTTCTGCGTGTGCTTGAGGACCGGCATATCCAGCGGCTCGGCTCCGTGAAGGAGATATCGCTTGATATCCGCATCATCGCTGCTACCAATCGCGATCTGGACAACATGGTGAGGGAGCTGGCGTTTCGCGAGGACCTCTTTTATCGCCTCAATGTCGTGAGAATTCAACTCCCGTCACTGGCCGAACGACCGGGCGATACCCTTCTTCTTGCACACAAGTTCCTGGAGAAATTCTCGCGGCGACTCGGCAAGCAGATCGATTCTATCACGCCGGACGCGGCGGCGGCGCTGGCCGCATATTCCTGGCCCGGCAATGTGCGGGAACTGGAAAACGTGATTGAGCGAGCCGTGGTATTAAGCACCGACTCTGCAATAGACAAAAATGACCTCACCGGTCTCGCACCGGCGCGAACGGGTGTTCAGCCTCGTGAGGTCCGCCCGCTCGGTGAAATTGAACGCGAACACATCCAGTTTTGTCTCGATCAACTTGACTGGAATCTGGGACTCTGTGCCGAGCGCCTCGGAATCCATCGCAACACCCTCCGTAGCAAGATCAAAGAATACCAGTTGAGCCCGCAGAAACTCCGCTGA
- a CDS encoding outer membrane beta-barrel protein, with amino-acid sequence MKRLSTFLTIALVMAVPMLVVAQEQAAEEKDALEVGIRGGLGVPVGGITSWNDSLGAKVGWNVGFEVGYFLTREMVLGLGFSFNEFDIESNTASLDIKHRLYTPKLYLKRYFFGESNWVPYVKVYAGLDFPKFATFVVDQGVGKFRQLSYKPGVAAGLGAGVFYYTSDYGGLFAEAEFQHGFTKDVSKTWGGTRYVFGESSSALEVRAGINVFFGSGQ; translated from the coding sequence ATGAAACGACTGTCAACCTTCCTGACAATAGCTCTGGTGATGGCCGTTCCCATGTTGGTGGTGGCGCAGGAGCAGGCGGCGGAAGAGAAAGATGCACTGGAGGTGGGTATCCGCGGCGGACTTGGGGTCCCGGTAGGCGGCATCACCAGTTGGAACGATTCTCTCGGCGCCAAGGTTGGCTGGAATGTCGGTTTCGAGGTCGGCTATTTTCTTACCCGCGAGATGGTGCTGGGACTCGGCTTCTCGTTCAATGAGTTCGACATTGAGTCCAATACGGCATCACTGGACATAAAACACCGTCTGTACACGCCCAAACTGTATTTGAAACGCTATTTCTTTGGCGAATCCAACTGGGTCCCCTATGTCAAGGTGTACGCCGGGCTTGATTTTCCCAAATTTGCCACCTTCGTTGTCGATCAAGGGGTCGGCAAGTTTCGCCAGTTGTCCTATAAGCCCGGTGTCGCCGCAGGGCTCGGTGCCGGCGTGTTCTACTATACATCGGACTACGGCGGCTTATTCGCCGAGGCCGAATTCCAACACGGCTTCACCAAGGATGTGAGCAAGACATGGGGCGGCACGAGATACGTCTTCGGTGAATCGAGCAGTGCGCTTGAAGTGCGTGCCGGTATCAACGTGTTCTTTGGCTCAGGCCAATAG
- a CDS encoding M14 family zinc carboxypeptidase has protein sequence MIRQAILLSCLSALACVQTARAAAEPVSQIKVHQMTKAQYLDMISLGLDILEADGDQFEILAKPGDLDKLRFLGISYDVVQADMAAFYASRYEPTVDYGGFRTLSEIEAYLDTLATVYPNLCTQKFSIGTTIEGRQMWVIKVSDNPAVDENEPELFYNSLIHAREPAGAAALLTFIDYLLSNYGVDQGITDLVDNREFYFLPVTNPDGYYYNEVTDPTGGGMWRKNRRVVGGDYGIDLNRNFSAQWGFDDLGSSSLPASETYRGTGPFSEPETQNIRDFVNARQFVICHNIHTYSNLVLWPFGYDRIYTHRDDFFNNLGDSMTQFNGYTPQVSWVLYPTNGAADDWMWGDTISKPRIISLTTEIGGPSDGFWPPPSRIPVLEAENIDPQLFLARIADNPYVIAPPTEPILAVPDSSGPSYSVHWHVDDSINTPVSYRLYELTGKQTVTDDAEVDHGYWDAARMIRSTVRKHAGTWSWGSQSANRANHWLVSRTPYLVTSGDSLRFWIWYDIEQDWDYFYAQVSTDGGYQFANLANDLTTNSDPNNQNLGNGITGSSGTWVRVAYDLSAYAGQQVIIRLSYFTDSYTLGLGVWLDDIGNVDMFAGSTQIGGTIIDTSYAFTNRTPGTYWYRARATDAQGQEGRLGNLVATSVYDQLVAGDFNNDGTVDIGDLSGMVDYLFFGGIGPDPWQLGDLNCDSAVDISDLQALIDYLFFGAPLPVCP, from the coding sequence ATGATTCGTCAGGCAATTCTCCTTTCGTGCCTCAGCGCGCTGGCGTGCGTTCAAACGGCGCGGGCGGCGGCGGAGCCGGTCTCCCAGATCAAGGTTCACCAGATGACCAAGGCACAGTATCTGGACATGATCAGCCTAGGGCTTGACATTCTCGAAGCCGACGGGGACCAATTCGAGATACTGGCCAAGCCGGGGGACCTGGATAAGCTCCGCTTTCTCGGCATTTCTTACGATGTCGTTCAGGCGGACATGGCGGCGTTTTATGCTTCGCGTTACGAACCGACCGTCGACTACGGCGGTTTCCGGACGCTCTCGGAGATCGAGGCGTATCTCGACACGCTGGCTACCGTCTATCCCAATCTTTGCACTCAAAAATTCTCTATCGGCACGACGATCGAAGGTCGGCAGATGTGGGTGATCAAAGTCTCCGATAACCCTGCTGTCGACGAGAACGAACCCGAACTTTTTTACAACTCGCTTATCCATGCCCGGGAGCCCGCCGGTGCTGCTGCCTTACTGACGTTTATCGATTACCTATTGTCAAATTACGGCGTGGACCAGGGGATCACGGATCTTGTCGACAACAGGGAGTTCTATTTCCTCCCCGTCACCAATCCCGATGGCTATTACTACAATGAGGTCACCGATCCAACCGGAGGCGGCATGTGGCGGAAGAACCGTCGTGTTGTCGGCGGCGACTATGGGATAGACCTGAATCGTAATTTTTCCGCCCAATGGGGTTTCGATGACCTCGGCTCGTCTTCGCTGCCTGCATCGGAAACGTACCGAGGCACCGGCCCATTCTCCGAACCCGAAACACAAAACATCCGCGATTTTGTAAATGCCCGCCAGTTCGTCATATGCCACAATATTCACACCTATTCCAATCTGGTGCTCTGGCCGTTCGGCTACGACCGTATCTACACGCATCGCGACGATTTCTTCAACAACCTGGGGGACTCGATGACGCAGTTTAACGGCTACACGCCGCAAGTGAGTTGGGTGCTGTACCCGACGAACGGTGCGGCCGATGACTGGATGTGGGGAGATACTATCTCCAAACCTCGCATCATCTCGTTGACGACCGAGATCGGCGGACCGAGCGACGGTTTCTGGCCGCCCCCTTCGCGAATCCCGGTGCTGGAAGCCGAGAACATCGACCCGCAGTTGTTCCTGGCCAGGATTGCGGACAACCCCTATGTCATTGCACCGCCGACTGAGCCAATTCTCGCGGTGCCGGATTCCTCCGGTCCGTCGTACTCGGTGCACTGGCATGTCGATGATTCGATCAACACGCCGGTATCCTATCGTCTCTACGAGCTCACCGGCAAGCAGACGGTTACTGATGATGCGGAAGTGGACCACGGCTATTGGGACGCAGCCAGGATGATCCGTTCCACCGTGCGCAAACATGCCGGCACCTGGTCGTGGGGCAGCCAGAGCGCCAACCGTGCCAATCACTGGCTGGTCTCGCGGACGCCGTATCTGGTCACGTCGGGGGATTCCTTGCGCTTCTGGATTTGGTATGATATCGAGCAGGATTGGGACTACTTCTACGCACAAGTGTCGACCGACGGTGGCTACCAGTTTGCGAATCTGGCCAACGACCTCACCACCAACTCCGATCCGAACAATCAGAATCTTGGAAACGGTATTACCGGAAGTTCCGGCACTTGGGTGCGGGTGGCGTATGACCTGTCGGCATACGCGGGTCAGCAGGTCATTATACGCTTGTCGTATTTCACGGATTCATACACTCTCGGCCTCGGCGTCTGGCTCGATGATATCGGCAACGTGGATATGTTCGCCGGCTCGACGCAGATCGGCGGGACGATCATCGACACATCATACGCATTCACTAATAGGACGCCAGGAACTTACTGGTATCGGGCTCGCGCAACCGATGCTCAGGGTCAGGAGGGACGGCTCGGCAATCTGGTTGCCACCTCCGTGTACGACCAGCTCGTTGCGGGTGATTTCAACAACGACGGCACGGTTGATATCGGCGACCTCAGCGGTATGGTCGATTATCTGTTTTTCGGTGGCATCGGCCCTGACCCGTGGCAACTTGGTGATCTCAATTGCGACAGCGCGGTCGATATCAGCGATCTGCAGGCGCTGATCGATTATCTCTTCTTCGGCGCGCCGCTGCCGGTCTGTCCGTAA